The DNA region ACATATGGTGGAGGAATTAACAAGGCcatatacaattttaaaataaccgTAAAGCAGCCCTATTATTCTATCAGGTACACCAGTAAGAGACGCCTCCTATCAGAGTGGGAACAAACCATACCTATAGACTCCAATCTCACGGCCACAGTGAAGAAAAGCAAAGCTCAACAGTCGGCTGAAGCAAAAGGATGCCCCATCAGCAAAATACATGTGTGACTAAAAGGGAAGAAAGctagggttttatttatttatttatttatttttatttttttatggcttAACAAGGCCCATATATATTCACTTATGTGACCTCACTTGGGCTTCATATTCCATAGTATATATCTCACTTTTAATATCTTAGGCCCAAATCAATTTAATTCATTTAATTGTAGGCCTCCTTTATAATTTacgtataataattaaattggtatcAAAATTATGGGGTGTTACATCCTTCCccccttaaaaaatttcatccaCAAAAATTGTACATACCTTCGTTAACGAACAACTCTGGATAATTTGATTTCATCTCATCTTCTCGCTTCCAAGATGCCTCCTCCACTGTGTGATATGGTCTTGGTGCGTACCACTTGATCCTTGCGATCAAGAAGTTGGATTGGAACTTCCTCATAAGTCAAGTTGTCTTTGACCTTGAGTGGCTCATAGTTTAAAACATGCGAAGGATCCGGAATGTACTTCCTCAACATGGAAACATGAAACACATTATGCACTCCTGCAAGTGTAGGTGGTAAGGCCAACTCATAGGCAACTTTACCAATGCGTTTTAGGATCTCAAATGGACCAACAAATCTGGGACTCAACTTTCCTTTCTTCCCAAATCTCATCACACCCTTCATTGGGGCGACTTTCAAAAATACCATATCTCCAACTTCAAATTCGACTCCCCTTCTCGAGTTGTCATAATAACTTTTCTGTCGACTTTGTGCTGTTTGCAATCTTTTACAAATCAGATTAATCTTCTCAGATGTCATCTGAATGATTTCTGGTCCCAACAATTTTCTCTCACCAACCTCTTCCCAACACAATGGGGACCTGCATTTTCTACCATATAAAGCCTCATAGGGAGCCATCTCAATACTAGAGTGGTAGCTATTATTATAGGAAAACTTTGCTAAAGACAAGTACTTTTCCCAACTTCCTTTGAAATTCAATACACAAGCCCTTAACATATCCTCCAAAGTACGAATAGTCCTTTCTGATAGTCCATCTGTTTGCAAGTAGAAAGCTATACTAAAGCTAAGATTAATACCCAAAGCTTTATGCAGGCTTTCCCAAAACTTTGAGGTGAATCTTGGGTCTCGATCAGACACAATTGATGTTGGAACTCTATGAAGACTCACAATCTCATCAATATATATCTGTGCTAGTTGATCAAGTGAGTAGGTCATcttaaccaaaataaaatgtGCTATTTTTGTCATCCTATCCACAATTACCCAAATGGCCTCATGTCCTTTAGGAGATCTTGGCAAACCAGTCACAAAATCCATACATATATGCTCCCACTTCCATTCGAGAATGGGAAGTGGTTGCAGCAATCCTGAAGGTTTCTGGTGTAGTGCCTTAATTTGTTGACAAGTCAAGCATTGCTCCACAAACTGAGCTATCTCTATCTTCATGTTATTCCACCAATAAGTTTCTCGAATATCACAATACATTTTAGTGCTACTAGGGTGCATTGAGTATGGGGTACGATGGGCTTCTTCCATAATCTCCTTCTTTAATGCAAAATCATTTGGCACACAAAGTCTACTTCCAAACCTCAAAACACCATCATTAGACACATTAAATTCTGGTCTCTTCCCTTCTTGTACTTCTCCTATGATCTTTACAATTTGTGCATCATCAACCTGTGACCTCTTAATCTTCTCAATCAAAGTGGGTTGTATTGTCAAACTGGCCATAAAGAATTGGGAGTCACCcatgaaaatttcaattctcaTCCTCTCCAAGTCATTAATAATCTCCTTTTGAGTAGTTAACAAGGCAACTGAGAAACTACTTCCGACTAAGTGCATCAGCTACCACATTAGCCTTGCCTGGATGGTAATTGATTGAGCAATCATAATCTTTAATCAACTCAAGCCACCTTCATTGCCTCATATTCAATTCTTTCTAAGTAAAGAAGTACTTCAAGCTTTTATGATATGTATAAATTTCACACCTTTCACCATACAAATAGTGTCTCCAAATCTTCAATGCAAACACCACTACAGCCAGCTCCAAATCATGAGTGGGATAATTTTGTTCATAACTCTTTGATTGGCGGGAAGCATAAGCTATGACTTTACCATGCTGCATCAACACACAACCAAGCCCTTTTCTTGAAGCATCACTATAAATGACAAAGCCTCCCAAGTTGTTAAGGATAGTTAGTACTGGTGCAGTGACCAACCTTTGCTTAAGTTCTTGAAAACTCTTTTCACATTCTTCTGTCCACACAAACTTGGCATTCTTACGAGTTAGATGAGTCAATGGGGCTGCAATACGGGAAAATCCCTCCACAAACCTCCTATAATAGCCAGCAAGGCCCAAAAAGTTTCTGATCTCACTCACATTCATCGGTCTTGCCCAATCAACCACAGCTTCAACCTTACCAGGGTCTATAGAAATTCCTGCCTCAGATATCACATGCCTTAGGAACACCACTTGATCAAGCCAAAATTCACACTTCTTAAACTTTGCATATAACTTCTTCTccctcaaaatttgaaaaacaattctCAAGTgctcttcatgttcttccatgcttttgGAGaagattagaatgtcatcaataaagaaaataacaaagcaGTCTAAGTACTTATGAAACACCTTATTCATCAAGTCCATAAATGCAGCAGGAGCATTagtcaaaccaaaaggcattaccaagaATTCATAGTGCCCATACCTCGTCCTGAAAGCTGTCTTGGGTATGTCTTCACTCTTGATTTTTAATTGGTGATACCCAGAACGAAGGTCAATCTTATAGAAGACTTGTGCCCCTTGCAATTGATCAAATAGGTCATCAATACGAGGGAGAGGGTATTTGTTTCTCACAGTAACCCGGTTTAACTCACGGTGGTCAATGCACAACCTCATAGTCCCATCCTtctttttcacaaataaaaCAGGTGCACCCCAAGGGGATGCACTTGGTCTGATGAACCCCTTGTCTAGAAGTTCTTGTAACTGGTCCTTGAGTTCCTTAAGTTTAGTGGGTGCCATTCGATATGGTGCTTTCGACATAGGAGAAGTTCCAGGGAGCAAATAAATGGAGAATTCAATCTCTCTATCTATAGATATCCCTGGTAAGTCTTCAGGAAAGACATCAGGAAACTCCTTCACAACAGGGATATCATCCAACTTCAATTCCTCTTTCCTAGTGTCCACTACATGAGCTAGGTACCCTTGACATCCTTTTCGTAATAGACGCTGAGCCCGAAGGGCTGATATCACCCTAGGTAAAGCATGAATCCTAGAGCCCTTAAACTGAAATTCAGGTTCTCCTATAGGCTGAAACACCACTTCTTTTCTAAAACAATCTACACTAGCATGATAAGTTGCCAACCAATCCATTCGCAAAATTACATCATAGTCATACATGTCCATCAAAATCAAGTCTGCTAACATTTCCCTATTCTCAATTTGAATAACACAAGACTTAAGCATAAAATTACACACTAAAGAATCACCCATAGGTATGGCCACAGACAAGTCATAATCCATAAGTCCAGGTTTCTTATCACATAACTTAGCATATCGAGTGGAgataaaaaagtgtgtagatTCGGAATCAAATAGAGTTTTAGCAAAGTTTGAGAATAATGGGAGGATACCTACAACCACAGTATCTAAAGCTTGAACATCATGTAGTGTGAGTGCAAACACTCTCCCTTGTGCCTTCCTCCTTTGATCATCCTTTATAGGTTGTGCCATTGAGTTTTATTAAGGAGATGTACAACTTCTAGCTAAGTGTCCTGTCTTCCCACAATTATAGCAAGCCTTTCCTTCAAAGAAACATGGCTTATCTCCATGGAACCTTCCATATGTAGGGCAAGTCGAACTTCTACCTTGAGCATTCTAGGGTTGATTCTTATTTTATGGCCTATTTGATGATGAATTACTCCCAGACCTCCCAACAGATCCTTTCTTATTCCAATGACCTTGAGCATTGCCTTGTCGAAAGCCTATCTGTCCAGTGTTTCTAGGTGGGTTCTCATTCTGAACATTGTTCTTGGAATCTTCCTCCAATCTAATAGCTCTCTTAACTGACTCTGCATAATTATCAACCCCTGATGCAATCAGATGGTGTCGAAGTCTCTCATTCAAACCCTTTTGAAACCTGCCTGCTTTTTTCACCTCAGTAAGGATTAAGTGGGGTCCAAAGCGAGATAACTCAATGAACTTGGCTGCATATTGCTCAACAGTCATACTTAGTTGCACCAAATCAGCAAATTCCCTCTCTTTTCGTTCCTGAACCACTTTAGGGAAGTAGTTATCATAGAAAACCCCTTTAAATTTCTCCCAAGTGATGGGGTTTCTCTCAGTGTCCATTCCCTCCAAAATGGCTTTAGTGGATCTCCACCAACGCTCAGCTTCTCCAATCAATTTGAAAGTTGCAAACCGCACCTTCTGAGAGTCAGTGCAATCTAAAGCTTCTACTAATTTCTCCATTTGCAAGATCAAATTCTCAACTTCTGTAGGATTTGGCTTCCCATCAAAGGAAGGGGGATTTTGCTTCATAAAAGTCTCAAAAGAGCAACTAGCCCTTGCCTCTACTCTACCTGCACCTCTACTAGCAACCTGGGTCAGCCTGTCCAACAATCGTGTAGTAGCTTCATCCAAAGGATCAATGCGTGTCGCCCTAGGATGTTCATTATCTCTCACGTTTTGAGTGACTTCAGCCTCAGTACCAACCCTTGCTTTGGTTGACCTTCGAAAATTAACAATAGGTTCCTCACTATTGAAATTAGCtactctcttctttttgggtgGCATGATACCTAGTtaacaaagaaatcaagaaatatAGACGGTGCaatacatgaattttttttttttaaatccaactttttatataatttaatatattaattggACTATTTTCACATgcttatataatttagtaataaatttgtCTCAACATAACGGGTACTATTGTCTCCATTTTTTTATGCTACGTTAATCCTAATAATGGTTTTCTACCCAATGTAACTGGCTTTACATTGTTTTAGATTCAAGTATATATGGATTCTTGTGTGAgtgtatatacatatacataatTTTACTAACgtacccaaaaccaaaaaaaaatccagctaCCATgtgtataactttttttttttttttggaactacttaaaaatactatataaatattGGATCCCAAGTTCTCCCATGCCTTAAGTGCCATCCAACTCAACTGATCACTTGGTGGTTGTACATATATAACTTGGCAATCCTTTATAATGGAACACATTATTATGTATAAAGTTAAAGCCCCcccaaatttaatttattgctacaaaattacaaataattcaggatttttatacataaaatttaagAGCAATTTCTTCACAACACTCCCCTTATTGATCAAGAAAGCATGCAGGGAGACGGTGACATGCATATTGAAGAAATTAAATCCATAACTcacaattattatataaataacatTTAGACGATAGGGTAAGAGGCTTCTTTGGCAATGAGACAAAGGCCTTCCTTATCATCCATACCTCGCAAGAATCTCATGTATCCATCCTCACCCCAATCAATACCCCACGAATTCTTAATAAGCCAATAATCTAAACCATCATCACTGGTACCATAACCAACTATTGTAACATAATGAACATCATCGCGCAAATCACCACAAGCTCCTGCATAAACACCACCGGAATAGAATCGGAAATCGCCTCCAGTACGAATGGTTGCACCGACAGGTTGGTTTGCAACAGCTTTCATCAGTGATGTCTCACTAGGCGCAGGGTACTCAAACCCCTTAATCTTAACTGCATAGTTTGACGCATCTTGTGTGTGACAACTTTCACTGATTCCCACATAAGGGTAGTTTTCCTGTGTGGTTAGGCCCCTTGTTGAAGTGTAATTGTAGGCATCTTCTAGCAATCGATAAGCACATCCAACGCTTTTAATACCATACTGGTCTATAAAAACTGCACAATCCATGAGTTCTTGTACTGACAGGGAGATCAATTTGCCTGTAGATATCTGGTGGATCCCTTCTATAGCTGCCGCGGCTGCGAAAGCCCAGGAACTTACTGGTGTTTTTCAAATACAAAAGCAACCAAAGTTAGAGACAAGATTATGAGATAGTTACAATAAGAGGGTAAGTATACGTTGTTCTCCAATGCAACaataacacaacaaatttcacaatttttttttaatttttgaatgtgGTAGAGAGTATGCTTTtagatagaatagaatagaaaaaaaaagtatatatatggCCAACCCTAACtaatttgtttgaaaattcatagccaactcaaaaattttggaactaaAGCTTTACTCCTGTTGTTAATGTGGCAAAATGTGATTTGTGTAAAATCACTTTCATAGAACCACCATTCATTAACATTGCTTTTAGAAAGTGCAAGTCCTAGTTAATTAGGTGCTAATATAGACCCCCAAATTTTGATTATGGCTTAATCCGTTTTAAGCTAATCACAACTAATGAGGAATTTACATGATTAACAAATTAGCTAAACACGATTGGTTATCATAGATAAAATCCAAGATTACACATGATGTattatcaaagagaaaaattgaagaaCTTGACATAAAAACCTCTGCAGCCCTCCAAGCTAGAAATAATTGACTAGTGAATGAGTTGAAATACAAGAGAATATACATAAATACCCTTCAATCCTAAGCTACAAACAAGCTAGATTTCACCTTCAAGCCTTACCTGCTGAAATTGGGCAAACTCCAATGGTTCCCAAGGGTCCAAACAATACTCACAACACTAAGGTGAATGATCAAATCTCATCTCATAGGATATGGTTACGGTGAAAGGGAGAAggtaaaaagaataagaatgaTTTAGCTCTAGGGCTTAAGTATCTCTCTAACTCTACAATACGAGTTTCCTCACTACTAAATAATTGTGGGAATATGATGTATATGTAGTGGGTATGGGAAAGGTACATTAGGTTATCCAACTAACTAATTTCATTTTAGTACCAAGCCACTCACGGGACAACCAATCTCACAAGTTGTCTTGTGAGTTGCTCTCAATAGAATTTTGAATCCCCCCTGAGCAGGCCATATGCATCACTTGTGGGTTGCTTGGTCTAGCGAGTTATCTTGCAAGGTGGCAAATCTAGATACTCTTCATCATCTCTAAGCCCTACCCACTTACAATAAAACCCACAAAATACATAGAAATTAAGGATAGAGAATTAAAGATACAAGGAAATTGGtaccaaataaaaatgacacaaaaaacacttttattgtatttaaatcACAACATGccaacttaaaaaattaaaaaaaaaaagaaaagaaaagaaaagaaataaagtaaaatttaatttgtcatATCTTATTGTCTTACCACACTGGTTGCCGGTGTCATACAAGACAGGCGTGACAGCTCCATTCTTTCTCCAATCCACGCTAGCGGGGAGTGTAGTCATATTTTCATACCTAAGAGAGGGTACAGGATTTTCTATCCTTTGTTGATAATCCATAACACGCCTATCTAGTATTGAATACCTATTCTGCCGAAACTCCCAGCTGAGTTGGTCAGCAAATTTATTAAGGGCTAATTTGTATGGTCGGTTTGCACCATTGATATAATCAACCATATAAGCATTGTCTCGGAATATCCCAAATTTGGATTCTTTATCCCCAGCATCTTGATAAACTTTCCCATATTTTGATATCCATTGTTCAAATCTCTCAGACATATTTGGATCGTCAAGATTGGTGGACATAACCACTTGGAAAACCCATACCAGTACGAGGAAAAGAGATGATATGAATTGCTTTCGGTGCATTAAGGCCATTGTCTTCAACCACTCAATATGTTCTACAAGTGAAAATGTAATGTTTTACAATGGAGATGGCTATGATTCTTGAGTGCCCAgcatatctatatatatacaaagagagagagagagagagagagagagagagagtaatggAAAACGTATTCAAGACTTGCTTCCAGTTATTAATTTAAGTTCTATTAGTGACAGTTTTTTCTTGAGTTCATTTACTTTGCAAACATATATATCTTAATTTCATTTCTCTTCCATTTTAATTCCGTTATTACATATTTAAGAATTAACTCAAATTAATTAATGAGCCTTTTTCGGACCCCATCATCTCAGCCTGGTCAAGGGGTGAGTCCCAAGTGGTTAAAACCTGTTGACAATGGGtttcaaattgattttatttcatttcaag from Castanea sativa cultivar Marrone di Chiusa Pesio chromosome 6, ASM4071231v1 includes:
- the LOC142639930 gene encoding uncharacterized protein LOC142639930, with translation MAQPIKDDQRRKAQGRVFALTLHDVQALDTVVVGILPLFSNFAKTLFDSESTHFFISTRYAKLCDKKPGLMDYDLSVAIPMGDSLVCNFMLKSCVIQIENREMLADLILMDMYDYDVILRMDWLATYHASVDCFRKEVVFQPIGEPEFQFKGSRIHALPRVISALRAQRLLRKGCQGLTRDIYR
- the LOC142638721 gene encoding vignain-like, with translation MDYQQRIENPVPSLRYENMTTLPASVDWRKNGAVTPVLYDTGNQCVSSWAFAAAAAIEGIHQISTGKLISLSVQELMDCAVFIDQYGIKSVGCAYRLLEDAYNYTSTRGLTTQENYPYVGISESCHTQDASNYAVKIKGFEYPAPSETSLMKAVANQPVGATIRTGGDFRFYSGGVYAGACGDLRDDVHYVTIVGYGTSDDGLDYWLIKNSWGIDWGEDGYMRFLRGMDDKEGLCLIAKEASYPIV